From one Lotus japonicus ecotype B-129 chromosome 3, LjGifu_v1.2 genomic stretch:
- the LOC130747997 gene encoding chloroplast envelope quinone oxidoreductase homolog: MAGKMMHAVQYDAYGGGAAGLKHVEVPVPSPKKNEVLLRLEAASINPVDWKIQKGVLRPLFLPRSFPHIPCTDVAGEVAEVGPQVKDFKVGDKVIAKLSTQYGGGLAEFAVASETLTAARPSQVSPAEAAGLPIAGLTARDALTQIAGVKLHETGQPKNILVTAASGGVGSYAVQLAKLGNNHVTATCGARNIDFVKGLGADEVLDYKTPEGAALRSPSGRKYDAVIHCTTGIPWSTFDPILTERGVVVDLTPNGSSFMTFALKKLTFSKKQLVPFFVTVKREGLEYLTQLVKDGKLKTIIDSKFPLSKAEDAWAKSIDGHATGKIIVEP; encoded by the exons ATGGCCGGAAAAATGATGCACGCGGTTCAGTACGATGCTTATGGCGGAGGTGCCGCCGGATTGAAG CATGTTGAAGTTCCCGTTCCCAGTCCGAAGAAAAACGAGGTTTTGCTGAGATTGGAAGCTGCTAGCATCAACCCTGTTGATTGGAAGATCCAGAAGGGTGTTCTGCGCCCTTTATTTTTACCTCGAAGCTTTCCCCACATACCTT GCACTGATGTAGCTGGAGAGGTAGCAGAGGTTGGACCTCAAGTCAAAGATTTCAAAGTTGGAGATAAAGTCATTGCTAAACTCTCCACTCAa TATGGAGGTGGACTGGCTGAGTTTGCTGTGGCCAGTGAGACCTTAACAGCTGCAAGACCATCTCAAGTCTCACCTGCTGAAGCTGCCGGTTTGCCTATTGCTGGACTCACAGCTCGTGATGCCCTCACTCAAATTGCTGGAGTCAAGCTTCATGAGACTGGCCAGCCCAAGAACATTTTAGTCACTGCTGCTTCAGGTGGTGTTGGTTCATATGCTGTTCAACTTGCAAAACTAGGGAACAACCATGTCACAGCCACTTGTGGAGCTCGTAATATTGACTTTGTTAAGGGCTTAGGTGCTGATGAGGTTCTTGACTACAAGACTCCAGAAGGGGCAGCACTGAGGAGTCCATCTGGTAGGAAATATGATGCAGTTATACATTGCACAACTGGAATACCTTGGTCCACTTTTGATCCTATTTTGACTGAAAGAGGGGTTGTGGTTGATTTAACACCCAATGGAAGTTCTTTTATGACTTTCGCCCTGAAGAAACTTACTTTTTCTAAGAAGCAGCTGGTGCCATTTTTCGTGACTGTCAAGCGTGAGGGTCTGGAATATCTAACTCAACTGGTGAAGGATGGGAAACTCAAGACAATAATTGACTCTAAGTTTCCTTTGAGCAAAGCTGAAGATGCCTGGGCTAAGAGCATTGATGGCCATGCTACTGGAAAAATCATCGTGGAGCCATAG
- the LOC130747998 gene encoding GCN5-related N-acetyltransferase 10, chloroplastic: MAHLLASNPTTSDKLICPNFTYGVRTEPRTRNACCSRVRRKSRGCGRKGLVLQCCSSSTSSSQLSYADQNVGLQIESDGGKLEQQVEYLVCEYGWMVRRLIENKDETRQAAQVQAEAFHIPVALFNDLFFQFFQAEVLAGLLYKLKNSPPNRYACLVAEPAKNDLDSPHLVGVTDVTVLRDQDVLQHLPAEAEEYLYISGIAVSKTFRRRKIATALLKACDMLSILWGFEFLALRAYEDDLGARKVYANAGYQVVSRDPPWTSNWIGRKPRVLMIKRTSLPK; this comes from the exons ATGGCTCATTTACTAGCAAGCAACCCCACCACTTCAGATAAACTCATCTGCCCAAACTTCACGTATGGTGTAAGAACAGAACCCAGAACCAGAAATGCATGTTGCAGCAGAGTGAGAAGGAAAAGCAGAGGATGTGGGAGGAAAGGTTTGGTGTTGCAATGTTGCAGCAGCAGCACAAGTAGTTCACAATTATCTTATGCTGATCAGAATGTGGGATTGCAGATTGAGAGTGATGGTGGAAAGCTTGAGCAGCAGGTGGAGTATTTGGTGTGCGAATATGGGTGGATGGTAAGGAGACTCATTGAGAACAAAGATGAGACGAGGCAAGCTGCTCAAGTTCAGGCGGAAGCATTCCACATTCCTGTGGCTCTTTTCAATGATTTGTTCTTCCAATTCTTTCAG GCGGAAGTGCTTGCAGGGCTCCTTTACAAGCTTAAAAATTCACCTCCCAATAG GTATGCTTGTTTGGTGGCTGAGCCAGCCAAAAACGATCTAGATTCACCACACCTTGTAGGTGTCACAGATGTCACTGTGTTAAGAGACCAAGATGTACTTCAGCATCTCCCTGCTGAAGCGGAAGAGTACCTTTACATATCAGGAATAGCCGTCTCGAAAACTTTCAG GAGGAGGAAAATAGCAACTGCTTTGCTGAAAGCTTGTGACATGCTTTCCATTTTGTGGGGTTTTGAGTTTCTTGCCCTTCGAGCCTATGAAGACGACCTGGGTGCTCGAAAAGTGTACGCAAATGCTGGGTACCAAGTTGTGTCTAGAGATCCACCATGGACAAGTAATTGGATTGGAAGGAAACCCCGTGTTCTTATGATCAAAAGAACTAGTTTGCCTAAGTAG